One genomic region from Henningerozyma blattae CBS 6284 chromosome 2, complete genome encodes:
- the TBLA0B02780 gene encoding uncharacterized protein (similar to Saccharomyces cerevisiae YMR244W; ancestral locus Anc_8.793): MINLATTAPLADPDYKQNLFSEASKPDPNEFPPHHRHKYAKRAASDCQFPNGNGMVAVQTSGKNAGWAMHDDQECKPGTWCPYACQPGQLMAQWDPSATSYTYPQSQYGGLYCDSNGNLQKGFKDKDYCYQGKGTVSAKNSAGSTVAFCQTVLPGNEEMLIPTEVGSGSSQVLAVPGTDYWASTAAHYYVNPPGVSANDGCKWGSTSNPWGNWSPYVAGANMDDNQNTYVKIGWNPVYLEASSPFNKQKPTFGIRITCDDESQCNGLPCTIDPSKQGVNEVSSNQASKGSGDAAFCVVTAKNGAKANIEVFSI, translated from the coding sequence ATGATAAATTTAGCTACTACAGCTCCATTGGCTGACCCTGACTACAAGCAAAATCTCTTTTCAGAAGCTTCTAAGCCAGATCCAAACGAGTTCCCACCTCATCATAGACATAAATATGCTAAGCGTGCTGCCTCTGATTGCCAATTTCCAAATGGTAATGGTATGGTTGCTGTTCAAACTAGTGGTAAGAATGCTGGTTGGGCTATGCATGATGATCAAGAATGTAAGCCTGGTACTTGGTGTCCATATGCTTGTCAACCAGGTCAACTAATGGCACAATGGGATCCAAGTGCTACTTCCTACACTTACCCACAATCACAATATGGTGGGTTATATTGTGATAGCAATGGTAACTTACAAAAAGGTTTCAAAGATAAAGATTATTGTTATCAAGGCAAGGGAACTGTATCTGCTAAGAATAGTGCGGGTAGTACAGTAGCATTCTGCCAAACAGTATTACCAGGTAATGAAGAAATGTTGATTCCTACTGAAGTTGGTAGCGGTTCTTCACAAGTATTGGCTGTTCCAGGTACTGATTATTGGGCCAGTACCGCTGCTCACTACTACGTAAACCCACCAGGTGTAAGCGCCAATGATGGTTGTAAATGGGGCTCTACTTCTAATCCTTGGGGGAATTGGTCTCCTTATGTTGCTGGTGCAAACATGGatgataatcaaaatacTTATGTCAAGATTGGTTGGAACCCTGTTTATCTAGAAGCTTCGTCGccatttaataaacaaaaacCAACCTTTGGAATAAGAATAACATGTGATGATGAATCTCAATGTAATGGGCTACCGTGCACTATCGATCCATCCAAGCAAGGGGTAAACGAAGTATCTAGTAATCAAGCAAGTAAAGGTTCTGGAGACGCCGCCTTCTGTGTCGTAACTGCAAAAAACGGTGCAAAGGCTAATATTGAAGTgttttcaatataa